The Nocardioides sp. S-1144 genome includes a region encoding these proteins:
- a CDS encoding dihydrofolate reductase family protein, with translation MTDRRRLVITQNITLDGSIQMLDDWFDDQLVAEDPELLAENHRQDAAADALLVGRQTFTDFRGYWRDLEDDATGIADYLGGVRKYVVTSTLADDDLDWQHSTALRGDVVEEVRALKALPGKDVVCTGSLTLLPTLVEADLVDEYRLFVHPVVQGRGTRLFPEGHRASGLRLLEARSFATGVALLRYAAH, from the coding sequence ATGACTGACCGGCGCAGGCTCGTGATCACCCAGAACATCACCCTCGACGGCTCGATCCAGATGCTCGACGACTGGTTCGACGACCAGCTGGTCGCCGAGGACCCGGAGCTCCTGGCCGAGAACCACCGCCAGGACGCCGCGGCCGACGCCCTGCTCGTCGGCCGGCAGACCTTCACCGACTTCCGCGGCTACTGGCGCGACCTCGAGGACGACGCCACCGGGATCGCCGACTACCTCGGCGGCGTCCGCAAGTACGTCGTCACGTCCACGCTGGCCGACGACGACCTCGACTGGCAGCACTCCACGGCGCTGCGCGGCGACGTCGTCGAGGAGGTGCGCGCCCTCAAGGCGCTCCCCGGCAAGGACGTCGTGTGCACCGGCAGCCTCACGCTGCTGCCGACCCTGGTCGAGGCCGACCTGGTCGACGAGTACCGCCTGTTCGTGCACCCGGTCGTGCAGGGCCGCGGGACCCGCCTGTTCCCCGAGGGTCACCGCGCCTCCGGGCTGCGGCTGCTCGAGGCCCGCTCGTTCGCGACGGGCGTGGCGCTGCTGAGGTACGCCGCCCACTAG
- a CDS encoding GntR family transcriptional regulator yields MSTAPGPVGPFATLHVEHTSTVDRAAEELRRAIFEGDIESGTALREVALAESLGVSRPTIREALGTLVAEGLATREPHRGVHVSTPEAGSVRDVCRARWVLEGAGVARWLDASEEARDHVRASLRAYTDAVRAEGTYQSLNALHLAFHVSLVGLAGSPRLVAMAENLVVELKLALAQVERIARNAHDQADSHVALVRLLEDDDVDGALAFLRTHLDDAEHEIIEALRL; encoded by the coding sequence ATGAGCACCGCTCCCGGCCCCGTCGGGCCGTTCGCGACGCTCCACGTCGAGCACACCTCGACCGTCGACCGCGCCGCCGAGGAGCTGCGCCGGGCGATCTTCGAGGGCGACATCGAGAGCGGGACCGCGCTGCGCGAGGTCGCGCTCGCGGAGTCGCTCGGCGTCTCGCGCCCCACGATCCGCGAGGCGCTCGGCACCCTGGTCGCCGAGGGGCTCGCCACCCGCGAGCCGCACCGCGGCGTCCACGTCTCGACCCCGGAGGCCGGCTCGGTGCGCGACGTCTGCCGTGCGCGCTGGGTGCTCGAGGGCGCCGGCGTCGCGCGCTGGCTCGACGCCTCCGAGGAGGCCCGCGACCACGTCCGCGCGTCGTTGCGGGCCTACACCGACGCCGTCCGCGCCGAGGGCACCTACCAGTCCCTCAACGCCCTCCACCTCGCCTTCCACGTCTCGCTCGTCGGCCTCGCGGGCAGCCCCCGCCTGGTGGCGATGGCCGAGAACCTCGTCGTCGAGCTCAAGCTGGCCCTGGCCCAGGTCGAGCGGATCGCCCGCAACGCCCACGACCAGGCCGACTCCCACGTCGCGCTGGTCCGCCTGCTCGAGGACGACGACGTCGACGGCGCCCTCGCGTTCCTGCGGACCCACCTCGACGACGCCGAGCACGAGATCATCGAGGCCCTCCGGCTCTGA
- a CDS encoding dimethylarginine dimethylaminohydrolase family protein — protein MSELGWGRHYVAVEPTHFRVDYVINPFMDPDVQPDPALAWRQWYDMVGTLRGLGAVVDVLPQRPDAPDMVYAMNLGLGVVRPGPDGPAPHVVMSHMRYPQRRMETRSAQPWFAEHGATTSYVGRDGVGAHLEAGDAFAFGDALVVGYGPRTEELALKHLATELGVRVRGLRITHPGMYHLDLAFCPLDDRRALVCPSALDDASAAALLDLVPEPLVLTEEEALTTFCANSVVVGRTVVMPSCPDRVRAQLEAWGFEVVVVDVSEFHKGGGSIRCLTNPVDITLGRDLPLVPGGEVVLPPE, from the coding sequence ATGAGCGAGCTGGGCTGGGGTCGTCACTACGTGGCCGTCGAGCCGACCCACTTCAGGGTCGACTACGTCATCAACCCGTTCATGGACCCCGACGTCCAGCCGGACCCCGCCCTGGCGTGGCGCCAGTGGTACGACATGGTCGGGACCCTGCGGGGGCTCGGCGCGGTCGTCGACGTCCTGCCGCAGCGGCCCGACGCCCCCGACATGGTCTACGCGATGAACCTCGGCCTCGGCGTGGTCCGTCCCGGTCCCGACGGGCCGGCGCCCCACGTGGTGATGTCGCACATGCGCTACCCGCAGCGCCGGATGGAGACCCGCTCCGCGCAGCCCTGGTTCGCCGAGCACGGCGCGACGACGTCCTACGTCGGCCGCGACGGCGTCGGCGCGCACCTCGAGGCCGGCGACGCCTTCGCCTTCGGCGACGCGCTGGTCGTCGGCTACGGCCCGCGCACCGAGGAGCTGGCCCTCAAGCACCTGGCCACCGAGCTCGGCGTCCGGGTCCGCGGCCTGCGGATCACCCACCCCGGCATGTACCACCTCGACCTGGCCTTCTGCCCGCTCGACGACCGCCGGGCGCTGGTGTGCCCCTCCGCGCTCGACGACGCCTCGGCCGCGGCCCTGCTCGACCTCGTGCCCGAGCCGCTCGTGCTGACCGAGGAGGAGGCGCTGACGACGTTCTGCGCCAACTCCGTGGTCGTCGGGCGCACCGTCGTCATGCCGTCGTGCCCCGACCGGGTGCGGGCGCAGCTCGAGGCCTGGGGCTTCGAGGTCGTCGTCGTCGACGTCTCCGAGTTCCACAAGGGCGGCGGCTCGATCCGCTGCCTGACCAACCCCGTCGACATCACCCTGGGCCGTGACCTGCCGCTGGTCCCCGGCGGCGAGGTCGTCCTGCCGCCGGAGTAG
- a CDS encoding VanZ family protein: MFPVGGVGVMLVGVAVAGVVCGLLAVVLSRRLGPVAAVAVGGLLWSIAIIGLITLLPATAAPGVVPAEGRLDTCSWDIGGPAPDGFWIFSGGQRLLNTVVFVAPGAFLVVAAARWGRAALALVPLGLALLAAYSLGIEWTQLELARIDRACDVTDIIDNVTGAVVGVGLGVVLAMILRPWRGRDRHD; encoded by the coding sequence GTGTTCCCGGTCGGTGGTGTGGGCGTCATGCTCGTCGGCGTCGCCGTCGCCGGGGTGGTCTGCGGGCTGCTCGCCGTGGTCCTGTCGCGGCGGCTCGGCCCGGTGGCCGCCGTCGCCGTCGGCGGACTGCTGTGGTCGATCGCGATCATCGGGCTGATCACCCTGCTGCCGGCGACCGCGGCGCCGGGGGTCGTGCCGGCCGAGGGCCGCCTCGACACCTGCTCGTGGGACATCGGCGGGCCGGCGCCGGACGGGTTCTGGATCTTCTCCGGCGGTCAGCGGCTGCTCAACACCGTCGTCTTCGTCGCGCCGGGGGCGTTCCTCGTGGTCGCCGCCGCCCGCTGGGGCCGGGCGGCGCTCGCGCTGGTGCCCCTGGGCCTGGCGCTGCTCGCCGCGTACTCCCTCGGCATCGAGTGGACCCAGCTCGAGCTGGCCCGGATCGACCGGGCGTGCGACGTCACCGACATCATCGACAACGTCACCGGCGCGGTCGTCGGGGTCGGTCTCGGCGTCGTGCTGGCGATGATTCTGCGGCCGTGGCGCGGTCGTGACCGGCATGACTGA
- the hisC gene encoding histidinol-phosphate transaminase: MAHPQPRANIARIPAYVPGKPPVVRPGVTAYKLSSNENPYPPLPGVVEAATAAVATMNRYPDMGSVALYAALSERLGVPVDDIATATGSVGLIYQVVTGFCEPGDEVVYAWRSFEAYPIAVTAAAATSVQVPLLADGRHDLDAMLAAITDRTRVVLVCTPNNPTGPAVTQTELDAFLARVPEHVVVVVDEAYLEFVRMADAVDGVATYRAHPNVVLFRTFSKAYGLAGFRVGYAVSQAPIAAALRAVSLPFGVSAVAQAAAIASLAAEAELLERVDALALERTRVRDALLAQGWDIPDAQGNFVWFPLGDRAGDLAAAADAVGVTVRPFAGDGVRVSIGEPEANDRLIEAAATLR, translated from the coding sequence ATGGCCCACCCGCAGCCGCGCGCGAACATCGCCCGGATCCCCGCCTACGTCCCCGGCAAGCCGCCGGTCGTGCGGCCCGGGGTGACGGCGTACAAGCTCTCCAGCAACGAGAACCCGTACCCGCCGCTGCCCGGCGTCGTCGAGGCCGCCACGGCCGCCGTGGCGACGATGAACCGCTACCCCGACATGGGCAGCGTCGCGCTGTACGCCGCGCTCTCCGAGCGGCTCGGCGTCCCGGTCGACGACATCGCGACCGCCACCGGCTCGGTCGGCCTGATCTACCAGGTCGTCACCGGGTTCTGCGAGCCCGGCGACGAGGTCGTCTACGCGTGGCGCTCCTTCGAGGCCTACCCGATCGCGGTCACCGCCGCTGCCGCGACGTCGGTGCAGGTGCCGCTGCTCGCCGACGGCCGCCACGACCTCGACGCGATGCTCGCCGCGATCACCGACCGCACCCGGGTCGTCCTGGTCTGCACCCCCAACAACCCGACCGGGCCGGCGGTCACCCAGACCGAGCTCGACGCGTTCCTCGCCCGTGTGCCCGAGCACGTGGTCGTCGTCGTCGACGAGGCCTACCTCGAGTTCGTGCGGATGGCCGACGCCGTCGACGGCGTCGCCACCTACCGCGCGCACCCGAACGTCGTGCTGTTCCGCACCTTCTCCAAGGCCTACGGACTTGCCGGCTTCCGCGTCGGGTACGCCGTCAGCCAGGCCCCCATCGCCGCCGCCCTGCGCGCGGTCTCGCTGCCGTTCGGCGTCTCCGCGGTCGCCCAGGCCGCGGCCATCGCGTCGCTGGCCGCCGAGGCCGAGCTGCTGGAGCGCGTCGACGCCCTGGCCCTCGAGCGCACCCGCGTCCGCGACGCGCTGCTCGCCCAGGGCTGGGACATCCCCGACGCCCAGGGCAACTTCGTCTGGTTCCCGCTCGGCGACCGCGCCGGCGACCTCGCGGCTGCAGCCGACGCCGTCGGCGTCACCGTGCGCCCGTTCGCCGGCGACGGCGTCCGCGTCTCGATCGGCGAGCCCGAGGCCAACGACCGGTTGATCGAGGCCGCCGCCACCCTGCGTTGA
- a CDS encoding TetR/AcrR family transcriptional regulator, whose amino-acid sequence MSDQPNRPARPDEPDLRRRLLEVAADVLAEEGPSALTARRLTREAGTSTMAVYTHFGGMPALVREIVADGFDRLHARVDAVPVTEDPLADLTAMAGAYRAHALAHPHLYAVMFGATTLGGYRLTHEEQQVGMAAFGQLVAGVRRAMDAAVLRPADPASVAAQLWTALHGYTMLEQSGFHRVVEDPEGELLQPLVANLVAGLLAAPGVPGVPGSVRDSVRVPDPGPGPGPG is encoded by the coding sequence GTGTCCGACCAGCCGAACCGGCCCGCCCGGCCCGACGAGCCCGACCTGCGCCGCCGCCTGCTCGAGGTGGCGGCCGACGTCCTGGCCGAGGAGGGGCCCTCGGCGCTGACCGCCCGCCGGCTGACCCGCGAGGCCGGCACCTCGACGATGGCGGTCTACACCCACTTCGGGGGCATGCCGGCCCTGGTGCGCGAGATCGTGGCCGACGGCTTCGACCGGCTCCACGCCCGCGTCGACGCCGTCCCGGTCACCGAGGACCCGCTGGCCGACCTCACCGCCATGGCCGGGGCGTACCGGGCACACGCGCTGGCCCACCCGCACCTGTACGCCGTCATGTTCGGCGCGACGACGCTCGGCGGCTACCGGCTCACCCACGAGGAGCAGCAGGTCGGGATGGCGGCGTTCGGGCAGCTCGTCGCCGGCGTGCGCCGCGCGATGGACGCCGCCGTACTGCGCCCCGCCGACCCGGCGTCGGTCGCCGCCCAGCTCTGGACCGCCCTGCACGGCTACACGATGCTCGAGCAGTCCGGCTTCCACCGGGTGGTCGAGGACCCGGAGGGCGAGCTCCTCCAGCCGCTGGTGGCGAACCTGGTCGCCGGCCTCCTGGCCGCCCCCGGCGTCCCCGGCGTCCCCGGCTCGGTCCGTGACTCCGTGCGCGTTCCCGACCCCGGTCCCGGTCCCGGGCCCGGGTAG
- a CDS encoding MFS transporter: MRRPLHGWLVAEALSLTGTRVSMIAIPLFVLEQTGSATQTGLVALAEMLPLVVLKVLGGPVIDRVGARRVAVTCDLLSLVVVAAIPLLFDLGLLSFPGFLALVAGAGALRGPGDGAKHAMVPALVTSAGIAMERATGLSSTVERTASMLGAGLAGVLVATLGAQNALLVDAATFGLSALVLSWATKGLPATSGTGGGTVVGSEPVPYLEQLREGWDFLRRDPLLLGISVMVAVTNLLDAAWSSVLMPVWSIESGEGAATLGVLFAVMSGSSALGAVCAATIAARLPRFRTYLFAFLLCGLPRFAVFVVDTPLAGVVAVFVVAGFASGFINPVLGAVMFERIPDHLVGRVSSLTSAMCWALMPLGGLVGGVLFDTGGLALAMGACGLAYLAATMLPAVDPRWRDMDRRPEPTTVASGDASVRG, translated from the coding sequence GTGAGGCGCCCGCTCCACGGCTGGCTGGTCGCGGAGGCGCTCTCGCTCACCGGCACCCGCGTGTCGATGATCGCGATCCCGCTGTTCGTGCTCGAGCAGACCGGGAGCGCGACGCAGACCGGCCTGGTGGCCCTCGCCGAGATGCTGCCGCTGGTCGTCCTCAAGGTGCTGGGCGGCCCGGTCATCGACCGCGTCGGCGCGCGCCGGGTCGCGGTCACGTGCGACCTGCTCTCGCTCGTCGTGGTGGCCGCGATCCCGCTGCTCTTCGACCTCGGCCTGCTCTCCTTCCCCGGCTTCCTGGCCCTCGTGGCCGGCGCGGGGGCGCTGCGCGGCCCGGGCGACGGGGCGAAGCACGCCATGGTCCCGGCGCTGGTCACCTCGGCCGGGATCGCCATGGAGCGCGCGACCGGGCTCTCCTCGACGGTCGAGCGGACGGCGTCCATGCTCGGCGCCGGGCTGGCCGGCGTCCTCGTGGCCACCCTGGGTGCGCAGAACGCGCTGCTCGTCGACGCCGCGACCTTCGGGCTGTCCGCCCTCGTGCTGTCGTGGGCGACGAAGGGCCTCCCGGCGACGAGCGGGACTGGGGGCGGGACGGTGGTCGGGTCCGAGCCCGTCCCCTACCTCGAGCAGCTGCGCGAGGGCTGGGACTTCCTGCGCCGCGACCCGCTGCTGCTCGGCATCTCGGTGATGGTCGCGGTGACCAACCTGCTCGACGCGGCGTGGTCGTCGGTGCTGATGCCGGTGTGGTCGATCGAGTCCGGCGAGGGCGCGGCCACGCTCGGCGTCCTGTTCGCGGTGATGAGCGGCTCCTCGGCCCTCGGCGCGGTCTGCGCGGCCACGATCGCCGCCCGCCTGCCGCGCTTCCGCACCTACCTGTTCGCGTTCCTCCTCTGCGGGCTCCCCCGCTTCGCCGTGTTCGTCGTCGACACCCCGCTGGCCGGCGTGGTCGCGGTGTTCGTCGTGGCCGGCTTCGCCTCCGGGTTCATCAACCCCGTCCTGGGCGCGGTCATGTTCGAGCGGATCCCCGACCACCTGGTCGGCCGGGTCTCCTCCCTCACGAGCGCGATGTGCTGGGCCCTGATGCCGCTCGGCGGCCTGGTCGGCGGCGTCCTCTTCGACACCGGCGGCCTGGCGCTGGCCATGGGCGCCTGCGGCCTCGCCTACCTCGCGGCCACCATGCTGCCCGCCGTCGACCCGCGCTGGCGCGACATGGACCGCCGTCCGGAGCCGACGACCGTCGCGAGCGGCGACGCCTCAGTGCGGGGGTAG
- a CDS encoding carotenoid oxygenase family protein, whose product MSRYLQDEFAPVAEELTALDLTVSGRLPAHLDGRYLRIGPNPAQDPAALAAAGYHWFLGEGMVHGVRLEDGHARWYRNRWVRPDACDFAPNTNVVQHAGRTMALVEAGAPPYELDDELDTVGRCGFAGDLRAGYTAHPHEDPATGELHAVSYSWTRGNRVDYSVLDAAGSLRHQLEIEVHGSPMMHDCALTEHHLVVYDLPVTFDIDMVAGKAPRPLRLPTRLALNRVVGRNPVSDKVVEAMTRGRGVPTQLPYSWDDDYPARIGLLPRDATDGSAVRWFDVDPCYVFHTLNAFEVPGTDEVVVDVVRHDRMFATRFDGPDEGPASLVRFTLDLASGRASEHRFDEHPQEFPRHDERLTGRRHRFGYSVGFDDGRLGDTVLKHDTVAGTTQERRLGAGRLAGEMTFVPSSPDAAEDDGVLMGYVHDLARGLSDLVLLDAGTLEDVATVHLPGRVPAGFHGSWAPAP is encoded by the coding sequence ATGAGCCGGTACCTGCAGGACGAGTTCGCGCCGGTCGCCGAGGAGCTCACCGCGCTCGACCTCACCGTGTCCGGCCGGCTCCCGGCGCACCTCGACGGTCGCTACCTGCGGATCGGGCCGAACCCGGCACAGGACCCCGCGGCGCTCGCCGCCGCGGGCTACCACTGGTTCCTCGGCGAGGGCATGGTCCACGGCGTCCGCCTCGAGGACGGGCACGCCCGGTGGTACCGCAACCGGTGGGTCCGCCCGGACGCGTGCGACTTCGCGCCGAACACCAACGTCGTGCAGCACGCCGGGCGGACGATGGCGCTGGTCGAGGCCGGCGCGCCGCCGTACGAGCTCGACGACGAGCTCGACACGGTCGGCCGTTGCGGCTTCGCCGGCGACCTGCGCGCGGGCTACACCGCCCACCCGCACGAGGACCCCGCGACCGGCGAGCTGCACGCGGTCTCGTACTCCTGGACGCGCGGCAACCGCGTCGACTACTCGGTGCTCGACGCCGCCGGGTCGCTGCGCCACCAGCTCGAGATCGAGGTGCACGGCAGCCCGATGATGCACGACTGCGCGCTCACCGAGCACCACCTCGTGGTCTACGACCTGCCGGTCACCTTCGACATCGACATGGTCGCCGGGAAGGCGCCCCGCCCGCTCCGGCTGCCGACTCGGCTGGCGCTGAACCGCGTCGTGGGCCGCAACCCGGTCTCCGACAAGGTCGTCGAGGCGATGACGCGGGGCCGCGGCGTACCGACGCAGCTGCCGTACTCGTGGGACGACGACTACCCCGCGCGCATCGGGCTGCTGCCGCGCGACGCCACCGACGGGTCCGCCGTGCGCTGGTTCGACGTCGACCCCTGCTACGTCTTCCACACCCTCAACGCCTTCGAGGTGCCCGGCACCGACGAGGTCGTCGTCGACGTCGTCCGCCACGACCGGATGTTCGCGACCCGGTTCGACGGACCCGACGAGGGCCCGGCCTCGCTGGTGCGCTTCACCCTCGACCTCGCCTCCGGCCGGGCCAGCGAGCACCGCTTCGACGAGCACCCCCAGGAGTTCCCGCGCCACGACGAGCGCCTGACCGGCCGCCGGCACCGGTTCGGGTACTCCGTCGGGTTCGACGACGGCCGGCTCGGCGACACCGTCCTCAAGCACGACACGGTCGCCGGCACCACCCAGGAGCGCCGGCTCGGGGCCGGCCGGCTCGCGGGCGAGATGACCTTCGTGCCGTCGTCGCCCGACGCGGCCGAGGACGACGGCGTGCTGATGGGCTACGTGCACGACCTCGCCCGCGGCCTGAGCGACCTGGTGCTGCTCGACGCCGGCACGCTCGAGGACGTCGCCACGGTGCACCTGCCCGGCCGGGTGCCGGCCGGGTTCCACGGCAGCTGGGCGCCGGCGCCCTAG
- a CDS encoding ArsR/SmtB family transcription factor translates to MDRTSITPEPHQLRALAHPVRLRMLGMLRVDGPATATSLATRLGLNSGATSYHLRQLAQHGFVVDDEERGNGRERWWRAAHTSTRTAGGPAGTEAGDSADAFLQAAVVVYSEWLQQAVEEGPLLPEPWRDATSFNDWIHRLTPAAARHLMRTVGEMMEAVEDDEDDPRARSVVVQVHVFPRPGQEYDAQERHP, encoded by the coding sequence GTGGACCGCACCTCGATCACCCCCGAGCCGCACCAGCTCCGCGCCCTCGCGCACCCCGTCCGGCTCCGGATGCTGGGGATGCTGCGGGTCGACGGGCCGGCGACGGCCACCTCCCTGGCGACCCGGCTCGGCCTGAACAGCGGCGCGACGTCCTACCACCTGCGCCAGCTGGCCCAGCACGGCTTCGTGGTCGACGACGAGGAGCGCGGCAACGGCCGCGAGCGGTGGTGGCGGGCGGCGCACACGAGCACGCGCACGGCCGGCGGGCCGGCCGGCACCGAGGCCGGCGACAGCGCCGACGCGTTCCTCCAGGCAGCGGTCGTGGTCTACAGCGAGTGGCTGCAGCAGGCCGTCGAGGAGGGCCCGCTCCTGCCCGAGCCCTGGCGCGACGCGACGTCGTTCAACGACTGGATCCACCGGCTCACCCCGGCCGCGGCCCGGCACCTGATGCGCACCGTCGGCGAGATGATGGAGGCCGTCGAGGACGACGAGGACGACCCCCGGGCCCGCTCGGTCGTCGTCCAGGTGCACGTCTTCCCGCGGCCCGGTCAGGAGTACGACGCGCAGGAGCGGCACCCGTGA